A segment of the Rhizoctonia solani chromosome 12, complete sequence genome:
TTGCTATTCCTGTAGGGTGACTGTTGAACTCTTGTCACTCAACAGCGTTAGCCACCTCGCTAACCTTCATTATAGTGTTTCAACTCGTTTTTTGGAACTGTCACCCAAGAGACTCTACTCTTGGACGTAACGTTAGAGCTTGATCGCTCTGTGTCTTTTGCCTTGGGCTCTCTATGGATCCCAGTCTGAATCTTGAATCTCTTTGCCATTATCACAGTGAAAAGCGAAACAGCTAAACATACCTGATCGGTAGGTAAAGTTTTTTTTAGCTGCAGCGGGTAAGTAAAATATCCAGCTAAAGTTTACCTGTAGGTTCGTCAATTTACATGCTCCGTGAGGGCACCTGCTCACGCATGTAAACTTTAGATGTGCATATTCACATCTCAATTTACCTGATGAATCATGTAAATAAGTATCAATAATGATAGAAATAATACATGTAATTTAGTCTTCATCCTCATACACTTGTTCGGCCGGGCGAAAGGCAGTTTCACAAACGCCCGAAGAACGGTCAATTAGTACCATTCTCCCGAGCGCTTGACGCCTGTTGTATAAACTCGCCCGACGACGTGCTTAACTGAAGACACGTCGAGGATAACCGATCGTCCCAACTGCGGAACGAGACTGGCTCCGTCCTCGCATCGCCTTCCGCTCCCTTGGCTTCGGTTACATGCGCCAGGATGTGAAGTTTTGGGTCGTCCAGCTTGAATTTCCGGCTTGGGGGAGAGTAAGAGCGATAATGAAATCAAGGCGCCCGTAACCAAACGCCTCGACCATCTCGATGTCGCGATTAGGATAGTTCTCGTTCGCGTCCATTTCGAACTCATACTGCATTCAATTAGTAAGTAATAAACTCAAGATAAAGCACTTACCCGAATAAATGAGGAGTCACGCCTACCATATGGCGAGAGTGGGTCGACTACTGCGGCGCATCAAATGTAGTCGCCGCCATCGGGAATCGGAGTTTTCCCCAGCATTCGGCATGTGTGGGAACAAAATCAAGCCAGGCGTGGAATGTCCACTCCGGCTCGTTCGTATAGAAATATGCAGCGATGCGACGACGGACACGATCACTGAGCGGAAGCCGGGGAGGCGGGGTTTTTGGAGGATTGTCTCGGGGTCTAGGACAGCATATAAGCTAGATAGTAAACCCAGTAGAAATATAGAATCAAACCTACATTTCTTTATATGCGCTCGGGATTGAGCGCCAGTACCAAGCCAACAGACTTGACAATGTATTGGACCTGAATCGATTGATCGGGACCCTGGCCGTGTGATTAATTTTTTTATAGCCGCCCAGGAACGATCTGTATTCAAGCGCTGAAAAGGAATGCATGGATTGGGGTAACCTAGGGCTCGGAACATGTTAAGGCGTTCCTGTGGACTTGAcggatatatatagtatccTGCGATCGCTTTGGAGGGATAGATATATTTGGGGCCAAAGCAAGGAGAACCCAAACCCAGTTATCATATTTGGTACATTTGGGTTACACTGCAATGCAAAGTCAGAGATTAATTTAGCCACACTAACTGCCGCCCTCCTGAAACGTGTTTATGAAAACCCTAAGTGTTGGGTGCAAACACGCGTGAGAGCCGACCTCCATGGCTACTCTAACGGTGAGTGCTCTAAAGCTCTTACTCCTCATTTTTATGGACTGGGAAGGAATGAGGAGGGTCTATTATTGAGGGCAATCAATCCCCAAGTACATGCACAGTGGAAAATTAGTTGAACGCGATATAGTATATAGTTAGCTAATTGATGGTTTGTACCGGCTTAGTACAGAGTATGAGAGTACGTTAACAAGAGCCCTGGGTCGAGAATCATCGAGACCCAGGGTTTGTATACACATACGGCGTGAGTAGTAATATAAACATATACAGAAAAGGAATCTCGAGTCATTAAATGGACCAATAAACGAGGCAACAGTCGAGTCACAAGACGAGTCATAGGGTATCTCATCATCGTACGATACCTTGTTCAATACCTATCGGCTAGGCAACTAAATTCATATACGCCCAGGGTGTAAACGATCATCCCTAAAACATCTTACTGGTAATGGGTTCCACTTTTCGGATGCAGATTCATGGTCTCATGCACAGACTCAGCCGTGGAAGGTAGAAAGACGGGCCCTTACTAATTTCGCTTACTATTGGGCGACCAGGATGAATAAGTGTAAAAAAGCGTTGAATGCAATGTGATTAGCTCGAGTAGAGCTTGATCAAGTCGGAGATTATACACGAATCAAATATGTGGAGTTTTGCGAGGTAGCCTGTGGAGGCTGAAAACTTATACCGGGCGAGCCAGACCGGGCCTCGCACTGTCCACCTCTGTGCCGTATTCGCATTGTTGATTGTGTTACGACACGGCGCTTGTATACCGTTTTATTTTCCCTTCCACACAAACAACACCACAACACACCACGCGCCGTGGCCGTTGTACTCGCAGCGGCTTTGTCCTTAAAATCTCTTCTTTTTTAGTGAGCCCCGTCCAGCCACACCTATACTACTTGCATTCGACCTGGTTTGACCGCCCACCCAACTCGCTCGGTGGCGCGGCCCCGATGGCACCCCAGTTTGGCGTACCGCCTCACCTCCCCCCATCCCTCTTCGTCCTCCAGCCCCGGTCGTCTGTGTCTTCTATATATCCATTACCCACGTCTATTCTCTAATTGCTGCTCCGGCCCGAGGCCAAGTATGCGTAATAGCGCTCATCAGCTATATTCTGAATGAGCTACAGCTTCCTATAAGCCATATCAAAAAACGTATCTCAACCCAGGGCCCTATATACTTGTGCGCAGATGTGAACCAACGAGTCGAGAGGTGACGAAGCCTTCTTTAATAAGAGGCCAAATACAGAGTAGGGAACCCGTCAGAAGCCAGGTGTGGATAGGAGATCCGGTGTGGGGCAAAAGATGAGCATGGGGTACTAAGACGTGAGGATGACCCGCAGAACAAGCACTACAAGCTGTGTGTTGAACAACCAACAACGAGCTGCAATCACTTAATGCTTAAGCCGGTGACACTCGCAAACCCTGCGCACAAGTCCCAGATTGTAAAACCCCCCGCAGACTCCGGGCCGCAGCTTCCAACGGGTTCTTGTCATTATAATATGTATTCAAGAAGTGTAGCACCTTGATTCCCAGACAAAATTTCTTTCAGCTGTGCGCCAAGCTCACAACGGCAGCGCAAGACGGGTTTTTATTCAATACACTCCTTTAGCGAAGCGGATTGACTTGAAGCCATTGAACTTTGGCATAAGGTCTTGAGGATCCATGGAAGATTGTCAGACGACTATTTGACTGAAAACTTAAATAATGGGCGCATTGATACTCAATATGGTGATTAAAGAAATTCGTCAACTATAAGTGCTACACATATTCTGCGTTATGTGGGGTATATACGTAACCCGAGACACGAAACGTAACAAAGTAAAGGATACATACAATAAGCAAACAAAGTTAGGGACCACTAGGAACCTAACGGAAATTCAACAGTCGATCAGAATTCGACATAGGAATCCAATAGACTTGTCTGAATTAAAAGGAGAAAGTATTAATATCGGCCGCCTCGCCTTGGACAAAATTATAGACCCACTTCGATCAGTCTGTTCTCTTCCTGAAACGAAGTCCAAAGCTATTCATTGCCAAAATGATCAGTACCTTTCTAGGATACCTAAGCCCCAGAGCGCTTACCTGGACAAACTGAGGTACCGGGTTCGGAAAATTGCTCGGCTCTGCAACGAGTTTACTAAGTTCGTGCATCAGTACAGGCAAGTTCTTAGCTCATTATATCATCAAAGACACATGCCTGACTTCTTCAAAAAGTGTATTGTATGTGAAGCGGGTGGGTGATTCCGCCGTCGTACCCAACCGAAGACAAGTCTCGGTAAAAGTCTAATGCATTTTTCAGAGCCAAGTCAACTATAGATGCAAGTAATATTCATACCCGGGTCAAGAGTCCGTTTTGACAGTCGTTCGAGTCCCATGACAATTGACGCTGGTGGCAGGCGCTCCATGCAAACTAATCGATCCCAAGGATTGATCTGGTATCCCTTCCTACGCATTGCATATACGCGCATATCGAACCATTTGAGGGAGGACGTTCACCACCGTTGACGCGATGGCTGAAATGCTGGGAATTGTGGGCGACAAAAGGCTCGGAGAGGGGAGCGAGGTGTGTTTTCTGTAGTGGGATTGAAGGAAGGCAGCGATGGAATGTATAGCGGTGGTCTTTTGGTTGTTGCTTGAGTAGACTTTCCCCTGAATCCGCTTCCTTGGAGCTTTCTACTGAGGTCTACGAGTCGGAGTGATAGCTTTAGTAACTGCACGAGGTCATACTCCCAAGACGTACTGAGAATTCTTCCGCTGGAGCAACACTATCGAGGTGTCCAATAAATAAGATTTTATGCGCGGCAGAGGTTTCACTTACATCCATGATACACTAATGTAGACGTAAATTAgcaagacaaagttgggCACAAACTTGAACAACACATACCGTGATAGTGCAACCTTCAGGGAGTTTGGATATATACTCGTTCAATTCCTGCCAAAGACATCAAGCCTCTTACAAATAATACTGAAAAGACCAATACGCACCCGATCCCATATTCTTCCAATGGAATCCGAATCCTCATTACCCTCTGGGTCTAGGTCTGCATCCATCTCCTCACTAATCCTAGTGACAATTGCTTTCAAAAGCAGGATCAGGAGCCGTTATGCAGTATTTCAAGCAAGCAATTCACCTTCATTATAATACACCAATTCGGCCTCGGTTATAATCTGCTCCGTAATTCGCTCGCCACGCATTGTACTAGGTGACAGTTCGGTGTCCCATCCTCCGGGCATCTTTAACCAGCTATTGGAGTTCAGAATTCGgctttcttttcctttcgACGAGTCAGTTGTGAGTTGCGTCCCATGGCCACTGACTTGTTAGCAAGGAATAGCGATTAGCCCTCTGAATTTGACAACCACCGTAATACTTACAGTGTAGAAAACGAAAATCTCCCTTGGTCGCCCCTGCAACTAGCCAGTCCAAACTATGCAACTAGAAGAATAATCAGGAATTGCCCATCAAAGTCACAAGAAGACAATGCTCACAATATTTTCTCTAGTCGGGTGAGCTCGACCGTTAAAACTCCACACATCGCAGAGGATACGAATGTTTCGGCGATCGTAGCCAGACCGAACTTTGGGTTGGCTTAGTCATCATCCACAAAACGCATGGATTGGGCTTACCGAGAAGTTCGTAAACTAGCTTGACGTCGGCGGCAGTGGACGGTAATGCACCAAAGGTTTGCCCGGGTTCTCGATATTGTGGCGCGATCTTTACGGTCCATTAGTTCTGGTAATAGCTTGgtaagaaaagaaaaggaatAATACAATTAAAGCTCTTCGTCGAGCCGGTTTAATATCAGAAGTGTTGGGCAAGAGATCGCCGTCCGAGATTGCGTGCTTTATAAAGGCCACTATTTCTCTACGATCTGGAGAAGAGGGTGTGGCAACCGGCAAGTCTTGTGCACCACGCGAAGCAGACTGGGTGACCGTTAATGTCATGAGCTTCACCAATGAAGTAGGGATAAGGCGAAGCGTTTAGAGAGAGGCTGGGATGGTGAGTGAGATGGGGTTGCTTGGATCGATACACTCGTCTATATATATGAACCCAACAAATATTACTGTACTTGGATGAGCGATCAAAACGTGTCACAGTTGCTGCCAACTAGAGTATATAGACTGTGAAACTACCAGCAAAATGCCGGGAGAGAAGAAAGAATTCACCTCTGGATCATGTAACCTCAAACATTAGTCAGAAGCGCGCTTCAAGATTCCTGTTGAGGATTAATAGCGTCAACGATACATATGAAACATGCCACTCGGTGCTGTGCTAGTTAATCCTGCGAATACATATACGTATTAATATTCCCAACAAAAAGCCCCTTGGGTCGACTCAATGCGCACGTATATTGATGTTGCAATATTGCAATTGGCCGTGGGTGTCTTGATTCGGTGCGCCAGCACTTGCCATAAACAGACGATCAGGGTCAAGTACATCACGTGGCATTCGATCCCGCGGATGGCAGTGCGGGGAATCCAACGGGTCTTCCTCACGACGATAACGCTAACGGCCGCAACCTGTTGAATCAGGGTGGGTTGGATATACATAAGTTTAATCAGCGAGCCACCGGTTAAAATATAAGCCAATAGCTAATTAACCGGTTCGGGAATATATCTATGGTCACGAGCCGGTTCCCTCTACCTATAAGGATGCTCCTTGGAAACCACTGATGCTCCCTACGTCAACCAACACATTTGTGTTATCCCACACCCCACTTGTGTATTAAAATTACTTGATCTAAACATATACAATAACCTTCACTATGGTTGTCACTGCTTCAATCGATGTGCTCTCCAATCCGCTCTCAGCAGCTCAAGTCCCTTGCATCATCAACGGAAAGCCATATGTTACTTCGAAAACCTATTCTCGAAATGACCCTCACACTGGCAAGCACTTGTTCGATGTAACCGCCGTTACCGAGGACGACGCTCGTGCTGTTATCGACTCAGCCAAAGCGGCGTTTCCAGGCAAGCAATCAACTCATCAAACGGCAGGCTAATATGCTCACGTAACTATAGCTTGGAAAGCTACCTCGCCAATTGAACGTCGCAAAATTTTCCAAAATGCAGCTCGCATCATTGAAACTCGCAAGGATGACATTGTCAAGCTCGCAACCTACGAAACAACCCACTCGGTCGCTTGGACTCACGTTGATATGACGTTGGCAATTGCCGCGTGAGTATTGCAGCGCTCTTCACATAACCTTGTTACTAATATTAGACCCAGTTTGGAAGAGCTTGCTTCGGCAATTACACAACTTACAGCGGAAGTCGTGCGTCCGGCTCCAGGCCAGGAAGGATATATCTTTCGAGAACCTTTCGGTAAGAAATGCTTCCATTTCAATCTTTGGACAGTCGATTTCATTTCAGATCTTCACAGGTGTCGTACTTGGGATTGCACCTTGGAATGCGGCGTTAACGCTTGGATTCCGGTCGGTCTCAAATGCAATTGTGAGCGCCTTTGTGGAATCGTCCGTTATATCCGTGGCGCTTATTTATTTTTCGTGGGGATAGATTGGCGGGAACACGGCTATCTTGAAGAGCTCTGAACATTCGCCCCGTATACACAATGCTGTAGCCCAGATTTTCGCAGAGGCCGGGCTTCCAGCGGGCGTTCTTAATGTTGTTCACGTTGACCCAAGAGACGCGCCCAAGGTAGACTCAAATCACGTTCTCATCTATTCAGTTAATCATACGGTCTGCTAGGTTGTCGAATCGATGGTGGCTCACCCAGCAATCCGTAAGGTTAACTTTACTGGTGGGTATTCACTCCAAATGAAATCGTGGAGTCATTCACATTGACGTGCCTAAATAGGATCTACCCCGGTCGGCGCAAAGATCGCCGAGATGTGTGGCCGCCACTTGAAACCCTCAGTAATGGAGCTTGGTGGTGCAGCACCATTCATCGTTCTCGAAGATGCTGACATCGAACACGCCGTGAACAATGCTATCCATGCTTCATTCACCCACTCAGGTATGGCAATCTATTTGTCCCAGAAAAGCAATTCTTACGAGAGCGTACAGGTCAGATTTGCATGTCAGCAAAGTCAGTCTTCGTGTCTGGTTTCCAACACAATGCGTGCTAACTTATCTCTCAGCGTCCTACTTCTCCATGACTCTATCGCCGATGAATTCCTAAACACCATGAAAGGCCGCGTTCTCAAGGCCGGACAATCTCCCGAATCCGCCTACCGTGGTCTCTTCACCGCCCAATCCGCCGACCGCGTCCGATCCCTCATAAACGACGCCGTCGCGCAAGGGGCGTCCCTCGTGACTGGCTCCACTGGGTCAGGAAACATCATCCAACCCACCATCCTGGACAACACACCCGAATCCGCGCGCATTGTGACGGACGAGATTTTTGGGCCGGCCGTTTGTGTGATTAGGTTCAGGGACGAGGAAGATGCTGTGAGGATTGCGAACGATCGTGAGTTTGGATTGAGTGCTGCTGTTTTCTCGACGGATTTGGGGAGGGCGTTTGCGATTGCTAGACGCATAGAGGttggttttttttttctttacATCTGTTTGAATGTTCTCCAATTGCATTTGGTATAGTCTGGCGGGGTTCATATTAACGATTCAACCATCCACGACTATCCTACTCTTCCACACGGAGGTTGGAAGAAGAGCGGCTGGGGACGATTCAATGGTATGCTCAAATTTAACTGTCACTAATATCTCACACTTATTTTTCTGTATAGGTCTGGAAGGAATAAAGTAAGTTTTGTAACTTTATGAAGTTGTCAACGGGGCTAAAGGCATTTTAGGGAATTTACTCAGCTGAAAGTGATAACTGTCAATGAACTGCACAAGTTCCCAACGGCATAAATGCACGCTTAATATGCCGATGAAAGTGATTAAAAGTTTACTTGTTAAATTTGTACAGATTGTTCAAGTTCAATAATGTATTACTTCAAATGTCCGGAATTTCTAGTGTGGTAACTCGCAGATCAAGCCCAAACTTTTACGTTACGCTAGTCTAGTAGGTCCTGCTTTATGGCATACATTGTTCAAAATATACAATGCAATTGCCTAAATCTGAAAGAGATCGATTGAAATATCGAACTGGTGTTTGATAGCCAAACATTGAATGGTTTGCCCCTCCGATAAGAGGTCTGGAATGCTTAGGCGACATACAAATTGCACGGTGTGGCTCGGGGCTACTGGCGAGCCGCGGCGTAGACTTATTCACTAGGGAAGTCGAGTTCCCTGCCGCCAGCACGTGACCTCCCACTAACCAGACACCGCCCATCTCACCAGAATCTCACGCGGCTGTTATTTTTCGTCCCACCTACCAATACACAGTGCGCCTAGGGGGAATGACTGCCTGACCTGCAAACCTCCCCCGGCGTCCCGGCGCCCCGACCATCCTTACCGGCGTCGCTAACGTGACCCCAGCGGCCCTCTCTGCTCAATTCGATGCGCTCTCTGTCTGATCTCATTTCTCGCCTTATTATAATTTTGCCACAGATAAAATCATATGCCGCACATTAATAGATCATATATGTGTAGCAACTAGTGCAAGCATAGGAGGAGCTCCTTACCAGAAAGCCACAGATATGGTTTTCCTAGAGATATCTATCAATAACCGTGTATGTTAGAGCAAGATCTTAGTACAGTTACTCATATCAATAATCTAATTAGCGAGCACCTCATTTTCACGCGAGAATAAAGCGATGCAGACCAGAtatatatagataaagctTTCAAGTAAGCACAGATTtggacgttttgcgacgAAGCCTGCGGAGTCGCAAAACAGCGACTTAGCCGGAGCAtgtagcgagtcacgtgacgacCGCTTCATgccgtgtcgacttgcgtccgacctcctccaccgtccGGCCTCGTACACACCAAGTGTCGCGGCACGCCTTTGCGTGTCGTTctatcccacccaccatcccatAGGTCACGACAGCTGGTTTGGAccgcccacccacgagccagactcgcggtcgggcgcccccggtccaccctcgctgcttcgcagccgcgggggttccccaacctcaccggtctgggtctcgtggccGACGCGGGcgagcgggcagaggataagTTGTTCGGAATGTACCAGATTGGAGCATTCAATATATAGAAATTGCGGTGCATAGTTTTACCGGTGTGTCCTAAAGTAAATTCGTGACGATAGTCCAAGTTTGTTACCGGTCTTTCGTTTTCAGCAGAGGTTTCTGGCTCCTCGCAAGGTGCTAGACAATCGCGTTAGCGTCCGTGATTCTGAGTTAATTGGCATGATATCGAGTGAGCAAGGAGGGCACCTGTGCAGAGTGTGCCGACGTAACAGCTATTGCGGCTGTGACGAGCCAAGAACCTCTGGTGACAACGAAAGACTGGTAGCGAACTTGGACTATCGTCTCAAACTTTACTTAAATCCTGGGGTTGTAATTGCGATTTACGGTAAACCCATTCAAAGCTCATCGTCTACTATCCCTTTTGAGAACAGGCCCCTTGGATAGCACATTGCGAGGAAGTACAACGAGGTTCTCACAGCAGCATACAAAGCCCTTGATTTGGAGCCAACTTCTCAACTCGGCGAACTTTCCATACGGGGATTGTATGCGAGGCGATTTCTGTTAGCTGGGCGAATTCATGCTCCAACCATCGTAACTACAGACCATGCTGGGTTAGTGTGATGGAAACTTTACTTCGCGATCGTGAATTGATGCTTACTCCGCCTCTTACTTCAAGGTGGGAGGTTCCGGTACTATATGAGCGCCTAATTGAATGGCAACTTATAAAACAGCAGATAAGACTCACTCCCAATTATTATCTTGATATTTGAGCAATGGAAGGTTTTAGCACACATCTTCCCTTCACTAACTCTCAAGACTTGTGCCGATTCGTGGGCCTGATATCTTTGTTAATATTCCTATTATATTGGGGATCGAAACGAGAACAGACGAGTCTCTCCTTGCCACCTTCACCAAAGGCTGACCCTTTTATCGGCCACATACGCTTCTTGCCTTCTGGGAAAGAGCATATCACCTATAAGCAATGGGGCGATGAATTACAAAGTACTTATTTATTGCGATATCTCAAGTGTTTACTTACGTGTGGCAGGTGATATTATTTCTCTTAATATGATGGGTCAAATCATCATTGTTTTGAATTCTGCCGAGGCCGCAAATGAGATTCTTGTTCACCGAGCGGCTATATATTCCGATCGCCCACAGCTACAGATGGTCAGAAACAAAAACCTGTAAGCTTCCAGATACGTAACGTGTGATTTCATTCGGAACTCACCGGGGCTGGATCCAGTACTGGATGGGGAAACAACACGGCATTTCTACCTTACGGCGAGCGATGGCGCAAACAGCGCAGGATGACTCATGAAGTCCTTCACAAAAAGGCCAGCGAAGACTTTTGGCCCATTATAACAAGGAAATCACGGCACGCACTCTGTCAATTATTAAGCCACCCTAAGAATGTTGAGGGGAAATTCAAACAGTACGTGTTCTAATCGAGATGGGGTATGTAGATTATCACACTCTCATAGTATGGCAGCATGTATGATCCTATCAAGCGCCTATGGCTACGATGTTTCATCGTCTGATGAGGAGCTAGTCAAGATCGTAGAGGCCGCCAATAAAGGACTCTGCCAGTCTGCGTTAGCCGGAAGTGTGTAAGCTAATATGACATTCATGCCTAACCTGAATTGTTCCGTCCAGATTTCTTTGTGAATGTGATTCCCTGGCTACAATATGTTCCATCTTGGCTCCCTGGTGCTGGTTGGAAGCGTCAAGCTAACAAGTGGAGAGAAGAGAAAGATAAAATGTTACATACACCATTCGACTGGACCAGAGTTCAAATGGTGAGGGTTATGATTTCTTAGCATAATCTAAATAGGTTCTCATAAATTACAGACGACTGGGACTGGGACACCATCAATGCTTACTAGCCTACTCTTGAAATTAGCTAGCCAGAAAAAAGACCAGAAGGAACtcaaggaagaggaggatcGAATTAGATGGACTGTAGGGACTATGTTCAGCGGTTAGCAGATTCGATACTGGTTTAGTGATTACTAACACCGACTATATGCATTTACTATAGCTACGTCGGATACAGTAGGTTTCGGGTATTGTGTGAGGCTTTCCATCATTATGAAGCGTTCATCTATTAGACTGTCGCCGTGCTATTGGTCTTTGTCCTTGCAATGACACTCCATCCAGAGGTACAACATAATGCCCAGATGGAGCTTGATGCTCTACTGGGAGGAGGCCGACTACCGGAGTTAGCCGATAGACCATATCTACCTTATATTGAACGTGTCATTAAGGAGGTTTGCAGGTGGCGCCCGGTTACACCGCTAGGTATAAATATCCCTGCTTCAATTACTTTGGGCACTTTAAATTAAATAACTCTCCAGCAATCCCACATAGGTGCATAAAGGATGATTATTACAAAGGATATCAAATTCCACAGGGAGCAATGGTGTGAGTGTTGACGATCTGTACTTATAATTTCCGACTGATTATATGCCGTAGAATTGGTAACGTCTGGTCAGATTGGTTGCCTTCTgtattgttgtagacacacgtTTTTGACTTCTCCACATCAGGGCAATGAGTAACAATCCAGAAGTCTACTCCCAACCCAATATCTTCAACCCAGACCGGTTTTTAAATCCTCATCTTCCAAGTGCTCCACTATTTGGTTTCGGTCGAAGGCAAGTAGATCTAGATACAACAATGATGGTGATGCGCTAGCTGACATGCTAAAAATGAAGAAGTTGCCCGGGGATTCACCTCGCCGAAGCAATTTTGTTTAGCACAATAACCACGATGCTTACAGTGTTTGATATCCGGCCTGTATGCGATTCACTAGGCAAACCTATCCTGCCAAGCGCTCAAATGGGTCCCAATATGCTGGTCAAGTAAGTAAAGAGATCGAATTCAGAAACCCGGTCTAATGATACTTTCTGGATAACCAGTCACCCAGTTCCATTTGATTGTGAAATTGTTGCTAGATCTGAGAAACATCAGCAACTTCTGAGAGAATGGTCCAATCTGCAACGAGGGGGGGCAGAAACTCCGAAATAGCTGTATAACACTTTCATAAATCGTATATTTGAATATGTTTTCATGATCGTAAGAGTTATTTTAATTTCTAGAAGTGAGAGAAAACCAGGTGTGGGCCAAATTCTATCTTCCCGTGGCTTCTGTTTCGTGGATGATCCGACTGGCTTGATACTTCAGGATCGGAGGCCCTTCGAAACTCGAACCGTGTGTTGCACTTCCTTTTATGGGAAGTTATATAAATCATACACATGCGTAACGTCTGCCACACGAATGGGGTATCTTTGTACGGAAAAAGCGTAAACGGGGAGCTTCTTTGGCTCATTTTCCGCTGATTTATGTCATACATTGGTATGATTTAGCTATGCTATGCCACCCTATCCAATCCATCTA
Coding sequences within it:
- a CDS encoding ICE-like protease (caspase) p20 domain protein codes for the protein MTLTVTQSASRGAQDLPVATPSSPDRREIVAFIKHAISDGDLLPNTSDIKPARRRALIIAPQYREPGQTFGALPSTAADVKLVYELLVRSGYDRRNIRILCDVWSFNGRAHPTRENILHSLDWLVAGATKGDFRFLHFSGHGTQLTTDSSKGKESRILNSNSWLKMPGGWDTELSPSTMRGERITEQIITEAELVYYNEAIVTRISEEMDADLDPEGNEDSDSIGRIWDRELNEYISKLPEGCTITCIMDVSETSAAHKILFIGHLDSVAPAEEFSTSVESSKEADSGESLLKQQPKDHRYTFHRCLPSIPLQKTHLAPLSEPFVAHNSQHFSHRVNGGERPPSNVCMERLPPASIVMGLERLSKRTLDPDFYRDLSSVGKLVAEPSNFPNPVPQFVQLWTSFQEENRLIETSLLDSYVEF
- a CDS encoding aldehyde dehydrogenase family protein, which gives rise to MVVTASIDVLSNPLSAAQVPCIINGKPYVTSKTYSRNDPHTGKHLFDVTAVTEDDAPWKATSPIERRKIFQNAARIIETRKDDIVKLATYETTHSVAWTHVDMTLAIAALEELASAITQLTAEVVRPAPGQEGYIFREPFGVVLGIAPWNAALTLGFRSVSNAIIGGNTAILKSSEHSPRIHNAVAQIFAEAGLPAGVLNVVHVDPRDAPKVVESMVAHPAIRKVNFTGSTPVGAKIAEMCGRHLKPSVMELGGAAPFIVLEDADIEHAVNNAIHASFTHSGQICMSANVLLLHDSIADEFLNTMKGRVLKAGQSPESAYRGLFTAQSADRVRSLINDAVAQGASLVTGSTGSGNIIQPTILDNTPESARIVTDEIFGPAVCVIRFRDEEDAVRIANDREFGLSAAVFSTDLGRAFAIARRIESGGVHINDSTIHDYPTLPHGGWKKSGWGRFNGLEGIKEFTQLKVITVNELHKFPTA
- a CDS encoding cytochrome P450 family protein; translated protein: MLRGNSNTCMILSSAYGYDVSSSDEELVKIVEAANKGLCQSALAGNFFVNVIPWLQYVPSWLPGAGWKRQANKWREEKDKMLHTPFDWTRVQMTTGTGTPSMLTSLLLKLASQKKDQKELKEEEDRIRWTVGTMFSATSDTTVAVLLVFVLAMTLHPEVQHNAQMELDALLGGGRLPELADRPYLPYIERVIKEVCRWRPVTPLAIPHRCIKDDYYKGYQIPQGAMVIGNVWSDWLPSVLL